One Cryptococcus neoformans var. neoformans B-3501A chromosome 10, whole genome shotgun sequence DNA window includes the following coding sequences:
- a CDS encoding hypothetical protein (HMMPfam hit to DEAD, DEAD/DEAH box helicase, score: 172.4, E(): 9.2e-49; HMMPfam hit to Helicase_C, Helicase conserved C-terminal domain, score: 86.2, E(): 8e-23): protein MLSRQLSRAPRALGYVLPRFSPPSSVLRTVTPAFARSTQLSLRRILEKRGYAVSAVAEKDDDFFSGAELAPSSNTVVIPPQLDDPGHPASEPLVDTVPFESLKGRINHDTLKALTVKPFKFTAMSEVQKRVLGLLPHLSGGKLRSKAREEAEQEGEVEMKEEREDLLVKAKTGTGKTMAFLVPAIDARINTLERLSKAPNPDGTIPDKHAQGRNHRAISRSHLGALIISPTRELATQIAVEAEKLCTWHKDLTVHSFVGGESRLRQLKEFSRRSKDVVVATPGRLRDLISEPLVKDALAKTDMLVLDEADTLLDMGFSEDLKFIIDHLPKERQTLFFSATVSKEIAAIARHSLRKGHKVIDCVPKNESNVHLHIPQYATVVPSSADAMPHIMRLIAQDQMANPKSKIVLFLNTTKQTMLTATLVRELVDTLPAQTAVYEIHSKLDQNKRTRSSDKFRREHRPAVLVTSDVSARGVDYPGVTRVIQLGVPSTTEQYIHRVGRTGRAGKEGRGDLVLFPFEAGFLDHLKGIPIQRISTSDLTSDVIAKAPSSYASVIDSLPSAVESLLPTLDPKAVEEVFMSMLGYYHSKQQMLDASAQDILKGLKAWSVEGGGLIEPPYVSEEFLKKVGFSEKRRNTRNGGGGSRGGFGRSSGGFGRGSGGFGKRDGGRREDSGGFGGRGQGGGGSGFGARRDGGGGFAGKSRSGGFKRDY, encoded by the exons ATGCTCTCCAGACAGCTCTCAAGAGCACCTCGTGCTCTAGGATACGTCCTTCCCCGTttctcccctccttcctctgtTCTTCGAACCGTCACTCCTGCTTTCGCCAGGTCCACCCAGCTCTCCTTGAGAA GAATTCTTGAGAAAAGGGGCTACGCTGTTTCTGCCGTTGCCGAAAAAGACGACGACTTCTTTTCCGGCGCCGAACTcgctccatcctccaatACCGTGGTTATCCCTCCCCAACTTGACGACCCTGGCCATCCCGCCTCAGAACCTCTAGTCGACACCGTCCCATTCGAATCTCTCAAAGGTCGAATTAACCATGATACACTCAAAGCGCTCACCGTCAAACCTTTCAAATTTACCGCGATGAGTGAAGTGCAAAAGCGTGTGTTGGGACTTTTGCCACATTTGAGTGGGGGAAAGTTGAGGAGCAAggcgagggaagaagccgaaCAGGAGGGTGAGGTcgagatgaaagaggaaagggaagattTGTTGGTAAAGGCCAAGACTGGTACCGGAAAGACTATG GCATTCTTGGTCCCTGCGATTGACGCACGCATTAACACTCTTGAACGTCTCTCTAAAGCACCCAATCCCGACGGTACCATTCCTGATAAGCATGCCCAGGGCCGCAACCACCGCGCCATCTCCCGTTCCCACCTGGGCGCTTTGATCATCTCTCCTACTCGAGAACTCGCTACCCAGATCGCAGTTGAAGCGGAGAAACTCTGTACTTGGCATAAGGACTTGACCGTTCACTCATTCGTCGGTGGTGAAAGCCGACTCAGGCAATTGAAAGAGTTTTCAAGACGGTCCAAGGATGTAGTGGTGGCTACCCCCGGCCGATTGAGAGATTTGATCTCAGAACCCCTAGTGAAGGATGCGTTGGCCAAGACGGATATGCTTGTGCTTGATGAAGCTGATACGCTTCTCGATATGGGTTTCTCCGAAGACCTCAAGTTCATCATTGACCATCTGCCAAAAGAGCGCCAGACATTGTTTTTCTCTGCGACTGTTTCCAAAGAAATTGCTGCGATCGCTCGACACTCTTTGCGAAAGGGCCACAAGGTCATCGACTGTGTCCCCAAGAACGAATCAAATGTCCATCTCCACATCCCCCAGTACGCCACTGtcgttccttcttctgctgaCGCGATGCCCCACATTATGCGACTCATTGCCCAGGACCAAATGGCGAACCCCAAGAGCAAGATCGTCTTATTCCTCAACACTACCAAACAAACCATGCTCACCGCTACCCTCGTCCGCGAGTTGGTCGATACTTTGCCTGCACAAACAGCCGTCTACGAGATTCACTCCAAACTTGATCAAAACAAACGTACCCGCTCTTCCGACAAGTTTAGAAGGGAACACCGCCCAGCGGTGCTCGTTACTTCTGATGTTTCTGCTAGAGGTGTGGATTACCCAGGTGTGACGAGGGTTATCCAACTTGGTGTTCCCTCGACTACGGAGCAGTATATCCACCGTGTTGGTCGTACCGGGCGAGCCGGGAAGGAAGGTCGAGGTGATCtcgttctcttcccctttgaAGCTGGCTTCCTCGACCATCTCAAGGGCATCCCTATCCAGCGTATCTCCACTTCTGATCTTACCTCGGACGTCATCGCCAAGGCGCCCTCATCATACGCCTCTGTTATTgactctcttccttccgcCGTCGAGAGCCTTCTCCCTACTCTTGACCCCAAGGCTGTCGAGGAAGTCTTCATGTCCATGCTCGGCTACTACCACTCCAAGCAGCAGATGTTGGACGCTTCAGCGCAGGATATCTTGAAGGGTTTGAAAGCCTGGTCAGTCGAAGGCGGTGGTTTGATCGAACCGCCTTACGTGTCAGAAGAgtttttgaagaaggtcggGTTCagtgagaagaggaggaacaCCAGGAatggaggtggtggatcCAGGGGTGGGTTTGGAAGGAGCAGTGGTGGGTTTGGAAGGGGCAGTGGTGGGTTTGGAAAGAGGGATGGCGGTAGGAGGGAGGACAGTGGAGGTTTTGGAGGTAGAGGGcaaggtggtggtggaagcgGATTTGGCGCTAGGAgggatggtggtggcggcTTTGCGGGGAAGAGTAGGAGCGGGGGCTTCAAGCGAGACTATTAA
- a CDS encoding hypothetical protein (Match to EST gb|CF183709.1|CF183709; HMMPfam hit to Glycos_transf_1, Glycosyl transferases group 1, score: 83.7, E(): 4.7e-22), giving the protein MDGQECMAYAILLTYFLLIFLSFGLVFRSLVAGIQLDKLFEGKAFFFLRSALGALLCTWYFMIQFMSWSYQDFAVYNSPSTVGQWLANTGLFEQAWSIVCNGPGNWWWSSWICTWTVAFTAIVWFESGRRGITYPYAYMLLGQLVAMSVATSLFLVALSLHPRIHPSPRTIPLYIALPLVMAFVPIYFLPQDVGTGRFMKMLLWLHGALFLVLTSPPASGEDVASRKGVSPSFLNTVFIALAGVIHIPATIRLITAIPTGQSLTSYLYTTLFSHPAQSSISLDVVWVFLILSIWSVLSGSSLSRFLKSTFFLSGLGLALVNYTGINWGLVASIVPMLLLLSVGGCALYINSLRKTNALKRATLLEKMGMPDNVLIHGTTTTPPYMSTKKTIVGFWHPYCNAGGGGERVLWVAVRYIQRQEPDTLVLVYSGDYPTASKEEIIGKVYERFSIELDPARLHFVPLKKRYLISDGYWKRFTLLGQSLGSLVLAFEGLCGEDGLWGDLFIDSMGYAFTFPLVRLIAGSQIAIGSYTHYPTVSADMVKRVKARTVGVENGGAAKSWARTKIKLLYYHIFTSVYSLSLLYCQHILTNSSWTQAHIQSLLLSARQSFLASLLLKDDLTLEKRRERGELQEGDDAGDTRCEVVYPPCDTRKLSSLPLSLPSPTPKRGRKREFVSLAQFRPEKDHKKQLEAFAILLKEHPEMREGEEGVKLVMMGGVRDEGDQQRLEGLKKLATELNIEDNVEFVVSAPYSEIVRRLGQASVGLNTMMDEHFGINVVEFMAAGLIPVVHASAGPLLDIVVPFHNQRTGFHATTAASFAEAMYQAMTMSDKEAMKMRKAARQAAEEKFSEKRFEEGWEKGWRRLTGLIGGVGVGDGDGEGKKTAGNRKSRGSKGTREKS; this is encoded by the exons ATGGACGGCCAGGAATGTATGGCCTACGCCATCCTGCTCACCTATTTCCTCCTCATATTTCTATCATTCGGCCTCGTCTTCAGATCGCTCGTCGCCGGAATACAGCTCGACAAGCTTTTTGAAGGAaaggccttcttctttctcagaTCGGCTCTGGGAGCACTGCTTTGCACATGGTATT TCATGATCCAGTTTATGAGT TGGTCATACCAAGATTTCGCAGTATACAATTCACCAAGCACTGTCGGCCAATGGCTAGCCAACACGGGTTTATTCGAACAAGCTTGGTCAATCGTATGCAACGGCCCCGGGAACTGGTGGTGGTCAAGCTGGATCTGTACTTGGACCGTCGCGTTCACCGCTATAGTCTGGTTCGAGA GCGGCCGACGGGGCATCACGTATCCTTATGCCTACATGCTTCTCGGTCAGCTCGTTGCCATGTCCGTCGCCACCTCCTTGTTCCTCGTCGccctctctctccaccCGCGtatccatccttccccacGGACGATTCCTCTCTACATCGCGCTGCCCCTCGTCATGGCGTTTGTCCCGATATACTTTTTACCACAGGACGTGGGGACCGGCAGGTTTATGAAAATGCTGTTATGGCTACATGGTGCCCTCTTTCTCGTACTGACCAGCCCCCCCGCGAGCGGAGAAGACGTCGCGTCTCGCAAAGGTGTATCCCCCTCTTTTCTCAATACAGTGTTCATTGCTCTGGCCGGCGTCATCCATATCCCCGCTACAATTCGCCTTATCACCGCCATTCCCACCGGACAATCACTCACCTCGTACCTCTAcaccaccctcttctcccacccAGCCcaatcatccatctccctcgACGTCGTTTGGGtattcctcatcctttcaATCTGGTCAGTCCTCTCCGgctcatctctttcccgaTTTCTCAAATCCACGTTTTTCCTCTCCGGCCTCGGCCTCGCCCTTGTCAACTACACCGGTATCAACTGGGGCCTTGTCGCAAGTATAGTCCCCatgcttctccttctttccgtTGGCGGCTGTGCGCTGTATATCAACAGCCTCCGCAAAACCAACGCCCTAAAGCGCGCCACCCTCCTCGAAAAGATGGGTATGCCCGACAACGTCCTCATCCATGGCACCACCACAACTCCCCCTTACATGAGCACCAAAAAAACCATTGTCGGCTTCTGGCATCCGTACTGCAACGCCGGCGGAGGCGGGGAACGTGTGCTCTGGGTCGCCGTCCGGTACATCCAACGCCAAGAGCCTGATaccctcgtcctcgtctaCTCGGGCGACTACCCCACCGCgtcgaaagaggaaatCATCGGAAAAGTCTATGAACGCTTCTCCATCGAGCTCGATCCCGCTAGACTGCACTTTGTGCCCCTCAAAAAGAGGTACCTGATTTCAGATGGTTATTGGAAGAGGTTCACCTTGTTGGGGCAGTCGTTGGGAAGCTTGGTGCTTGCTTTCGAAGGGCTATGCGGAGAAGACGGCTTATGGGGTGATCTGTTCATTG ATTCCATGGGCTATGCGTTCACTTTTCCCCTCGTTCGCCTTATCGCCGGTTCTCAGATCGCAATCGGCTCCTACACCCACTACCCAACTGTCAGCGCGGATATGGTGAAGCGTGTAAAAGCGCGCACGGTAGGGGTTGAGAATGGTGGTGCGGCGAAGAGTTGGGCCAGGACAAAGATCAAGCTTTT GTACTACCACATCTTTACGTCCGTTtactccctctccctcctttaCTGCCAACACATCCTCACAAACTCCTCCTGGACCCAAGCACACATCCaatccctcctcctctccgcccGCCAATCCTTTCTAgcctccctccttctcaaggaTGACCTCACACTAGAAAAACGTAGAGAGAGGGGAGAGCTccaagaaggggatgacGCCGGCGACACCAGGTGTGAAGTAGTGTACCCACCGTGCGATACTCGGAAACTCTCTTCActccccctctccctcccctcccccacGCCTAAAAGAGGTAGGAAGAGGGAATTTGTGTCTCTTGCGCAGTTCCGTCCGGAGAAGGATCATAAAAAGCAGTTGGAGGCCTTTGCGATTCTGTTGAAGGAACATCCCGAGATGAgagagggtgaagaaggagtcaagttggtgatgatgggcGGCGTAAGGGATGAGGGTGATCAACAACGGCTGGAggggttgaagaagcttgccACAGAATTGAATAtcgag GATAACGTCGAATTTGTGGTGAGCGCGCCGTACTCTGAAATTGTACGACGGCTGGGCCAAGCCTCTGTTGGCTTGAACACTATGATGGACGAACATTTCGGAATCAATGTCGTTGAATTCATG GCAGCAGGACTTATCCCTGTCGTTCACGCATCGGCCGGCCCGCTGCTCGATATTGTGGTCCCATTTCACAACCAGCGTACTGGATTCCACGCCACAACGGCCGCCTCATTTGCAGAAGCCATGTATCAAGCAATGACAATGTCAGATAAGGAGGCGATGAAAATGCGAAAGGCGGCAAGACAAGCGGCGGAGGAAAAGTTTTCGGAGAAAAGGTttgaggaaggatgggaaaaggggtggaggaggttgacAGGGTTAATAGGAGGTGTCGGCgtcggcgatggcgatggcgaGGGCAAAAAAACTGCAGGAAACCGGAAAAGTAGGGGTAGCAAGGGAacgagagagaagagttgA